Sequence from the Myxococcales bacterium genome:
GGGCGCCAAGGAGACCGAGCTCGAGCCCTCGAAACCGGTAGGCGCCGAGTGCGCCGACAAGGGCCACAAGGAGCGCAAGTCGAAGGGCGGGTACGGCGACCAGAGGGCGTGCCCCTTGGCGAACAAGCCTCCGCCGACCGCCAAGCCGGAGCCGCCGAAGCCCGCCGGAAGCTCCTGCGCGCAGACCTCGCAATGCGCGAGCGCATGCGCATGCGTGGCCGCCACGTGTGAGACCATCAATTGAACGCGAAGGCCCTCGGCAAAGGCCGCGGGCCGGGCGCATGGCCCGTGGCGCGGGAGTGGGTGGAGCGACCTGGCGTCGCTCCCGCCCTCGCCCCGCCGACCACGCCGCCGACCACGCCGCCGACCACGCCGCCGACCACGCCGGCGACCACGCCGGCGCCATCGACGCCGCTCGCCGAGCGGCTCTGGGCCGTGTTCGAGGTCGCCTTCTGTCCCGCTGTGCTAATTGGGTGCGTCGTCGCGACCTACTTCGCGAGGCGCGCGGGCCTGACGTGGGTGACCACACTCTTCGTGTCGTCGGCGGCACCGCTGGCGATCATCACGCTCTTTGAGTGGCTCAGGCCCTATCGACGCGATTGGAACTATCCCTTTCGCGAGGCGCCTCGCGCGGCGCTGCGAGAGCTCGGGGTCGACCTCCTCTTCGCGCTGTTCATCACGAGGATTCACACGTGGTTGCTCCCCACGGTGCTGCCCTACGTCGTTCCGACGGCGAAGCTCTTTGGAAAGAAGCTCGGCATTTACGGCGCGCTCGCCGGTCTTCCCTCACCGGCGCGCGTCGCCATCCTCCTCCTGGTCGGCGAGCTCTTTTGGTATTGGGGCCATCGGCTGCAGCACACCGTGCCGCTCTTGTGGCGATTCCACGCGACGCACCATGTGCCTACGCGCCTGTCGGCGCTAAAGGCCGCGCGCAATCACCCTGTTGACCTCTTGATGC
This genomic interval carries:
- a CDS encoding sterol desaturase family protein, producing the protein MNAKALGKGRGPGAWPVAREWVERPGVAPALAPPTTPPTTPPTTPPTTPATTPAPSTPLAERLWAVFEVAFCPAVLIGCVVATYFARRAGLTWVTTLFVSSAAPLAIITLFEWLRPYRRDWNYPFREAPRAALRELGVDLLFALFITRIHTWLLPTVLPYVVPTAKLFGKKLGIYGALAGLPSPARVAILLLVGELFWYWGHRLQHTVPLLWRFHATHHVPTRLSALKAARNHPVDLLMLSVVGYLPLVALGARGRDLMWAALIQSVVNVLSHANVPVRSRGFSWLFATADYHRVHHSADELESRSNYGCRLLFWDWVFGSLKAPREGVRIGVEPIGERGLLHQMFAPFTRRPL